The Xyrauchen texanus isolate HMW12.3.18 chromosome 28, RBS_HiC_50CHRs, whole genome shotgun sequence genome has a segment encoding these proteins:
- the LOC127621752 gene encoding proline-, glutamic acid- and leucine-rich protein 1-like: MIQGKLKQFEKDFLQIKEKAQLNKISPNAQKRAEDPSTSSHQSTAEQSRDGSEEISLLHSIISDMKEKFREMELELELVQLREEMHRVGKETDPTEKEADYRKEIEMLKKEIQEMKKQGEEYSNQLSVVREEMRKLREDRESHIQLSAVEKQPTQRGEQQSSEEPPPPVTTETRPSSPPPADSYSPSQPHIILLMDSNGKFIDEKRLFPRKKRPKNLVPKHTEGPGALV; encoded by the coding sequence ATGATCCAGGGGAAGCTGAAACAATTTGAAAAGGATTTCCTGCAAATTAAAGAAAAAGCTCAGCTGAACAAGATCAGCCCAAATGCACAAAAGCGTGCAGAAGACCCCTCGACCTCCAGCCATCAGTCCACAGCTGAGCAGTCCAGGGACGGCAGTGAGGAGATCTCCCTTCTACACAGCATCATCAGCGACATGAAGGAGAAGTTCAGGGAGATGGAGCTGGAGCTGGAGCTGGTGCAGCTGAGAGAGGAGATGCATAGAGTAGGGAAGGAGACTGATCCAACAGAGAAAGAAGCCGACTACAGAAAAGAAATAGAAATGCTTAAAAAAGAAATTCAAGAAATGAAAAAACAGGGAGAGGAGTACAGCAATCAGCTGTCTGTAGTGAGGGAGGAGATGAGAAAGCTGAGAGAGGACAGAGAGTCCCACATACAGCTGTCAGCTGTGGAGAAGCAGCCGACACAGAGAGGAGAACAGCAGAGCTCAGAGGAGCCTCCTCCTCCAGTGACCACAGAGACCCGGCCCAGCAGCCCTCCTCCAGCAGACTCCTACAGTCCATCACAGCCTCACATTATACTCCTCATGGACTCCAATGGCAAGTTTATCGATGAAAAGAGACTGTTTCCAAGAAAAAAACGTCCAAAAAATTTGGTGCCCAAACACACAGAAGGCCCTGGAGCTCTTGTGTGA